In Blastococcus saxobsidens DD2, the genomic stretch TCCACGCGACCAGGACCCAGAGCGGCAGCTCCAGCGAGCCGATCGAGACCGGCACGCTGCGGCCGAGCACCCCCGCGTCGAACTGCCACCACGGCGCGGCTCCGGACCAGAAGATGGCCGCGGCCACGAAGGCCCAGCAGGTGAGGGTCACCGGATCGCGGGTGACCGTCCCCCGCTCGCCGATGAGGTAGTAGGTCGCCAGGGCGACGGCGGCACCGAGCCCGGCCGCGACGCCCAGCACGTCCAGCGATCCGCCACCGGTCCAGATCTCGGTCACCAGGGCCAGCCCCGACAGCGACAGCACGAGCGCCAGCCACACCCGGCTGCGCACCTTCTCGCGCCGGACCAGCCAGACGTAGAGGGCGATGAGCACCGTCCCGGTGAACTCGAACACCAGCGCGATGCCCACCGGCAGCCGGCCGATCGCCACGTAGAACAGGTACTGCGTCATGGCGATGCCGATGACGCCGAGCACGGCCAGCAGCGGGAGCTCCCGGCGGGCGACCTTCAAGCGGCCGGGTGCGGTCACCAGCAGGACGGCGAGCAGCCCGATGGCGGCCCCGGTGCACCGGAGGGCGGTCAGCCGCGGTGCGGATATCCCCGCCTCGAGCGCGAGGGTCGAGACCGTGCCGTTGACGGCGAAGAACCCGGCTGCGGCGAGGGTGAGGCCGTAGCCGAGGGCGGGGCGGGCGTTGCGGTGCACTCCGGCACGGTAGCGGGCTAGCTCCCCCGAGCCACCTACGACGCCTAGAAGAGCGCGAGGTCCTGCACGGGCGGGCGCGGGGCCGGCCCGGAGGCGGTGAAGACCGCATCGAGGCCGGTCACCTCGAACACCCGCCACACCGACGGCTGCACGTCGCACAGCTGCAGCGCGATGCCTCGCTGCAGGCACCAGCGCCGCACGGTGAGCAGCACCGAGAGCCCCACGGAGCCGAGGGAGGGCACGCCGCCGAGGTCCAGTTCCAGGACGGTGCAGCCGGCCAGCGGCCGCGCGGCGACGAACGC encodes the following:
- a CDS encoding STAS domain-containing protein; the protein is MTGGRLGMVRAHEWDVSRRLARPPGGRRPWWVTHPAPEAPALRLEWETAGGHARVAVDGDLDLVTAPQLEAFVAARPLAGCTVLELDLGGVPSLGSVGLSVLLTVRRWCLQRGIALQLCDVQPSVWRVFEVTGLDAVFTASGPAPRPPVQDLALF
- a CDS encoding EamA family transporter is translated as MHRNARPALGYGLTLAAAGFFAVNGTVSTLALEAGISAPRLTALRCTGAAIGLLAVLLVTAPGRLKVARRELPLLAVLGVIGIAMTQYLFYVAIGRLPVGIALVFEFTGTVLIALYVWLVRREKVRSRVWLALVLSLSGLALVTEIWTGGGSLDVLGVAAGLGAAVALATYYLIGERGTVTRDPVTLTCWAFVAAAIFWSGAAPWWQFDAGVLGRSVPVSIGSLELPLWVLVAWIAVMGAIMPFWLSIAALRHLPPTAAGLVATAEPVFASIVAWLWVEQVLTGWQIVGGVVVLTGILLAQTARTTEPLVPETPAPLSS